In Oncorhynchus gorbuscha isolate QuinsamMale2020 ecotype Even-year linkage group LG08, OgorEven_v1.0, whole genome shotgun sequence, one genomic interval encodes:
- the zgc:113531 gene encoding von Willebrand factor C domain-containing protein 2-like, translating into MVSNQHYSMGVMHSALSLLFCVQFGLSFSVAGHENTCDANGSVYYVGEWYFLESDHCTQCECTTEGSSCARTECTSLPAACIHVSHYPTDCCPRCEKIGCEYRGVVYELGQNFQPNECEQCTCDSDGIARCLVADCAPPPCINPIYTKGKCCPECPEGPNCYVDSTRSQVIPGHEPLWVDSCTKCRCHDSGDAGYWEGNRLATCSRVRNCTPGETSQKN; encoded by the exons ATGGTTTCAAATCAGCACTATTCGATGGGGGTTATGCATTCCGCGTTGTCTCTACTGTTCTGTGTCCAGTtcggtctgtctttctctgtggcTGGACATGAGAACACCTGTGATGCGAACGGCAGCGTCTACTATGTGGGAGAATGGTACTTTCTAGAATCGGACCACTGCACGCAGTGTGAATGCACCACAGAGGGGTCTTCTTGTGCACGGACGGAGTGCACCTCTTTGCCGGCCGCTTGCATCCATGTCAGCCACTATCCCACTGACTGCTGTCCAAGATGTGAGAAAATAGGCTGCGAGTACCGGGGAGTGGTGTACGAACTGGGACAAAACTTCCAG CCCAACGAGTGCGAGCAGTGTACCTGTGACAGTGATGGCATCGCCCGCTGCCTGGTGGCAGACTGCGCTCCCCCGCCCTGCATCAACCCTATCTACACCAAAGGGAAGTGCTGCCCAGAGTGTCCAGAGG GGCCCAACTGCTATGTGGATTCAACCCGGAGCCAGGTGATTCCAGGACATGAACCACTGTGGGTGGACTCCTGCACCAAGTGCCGCTGTCACGACTCAGGTGACGCTGGCTACTGGGAGGGCAACCGCTTGGCCACCTGTTCCCGCGTACGCAACTGCACCCCTGGAGAGACTAGCCAGAAAAACTGA